A single Osmerus mordax isolate fOsmMor3 chromosome 7, fOsmMor3.pri, whole genome shotgun sequence DNA region contains:
- the LOC136945472 gene encoding 2-epi-5-epi-valiolone synthase-like isoform X2: MAVYPGTEFSLQQVNGTWTRQVGQCEKAGRVSASKILESKSEHGHTWTVVSPIVFTYRVIQCHNLLDVGNDTLLWGHIGDQEELKAIRRKSQPIRRFVAIDETVNHLYGLQITQYFEARNVVCRILSLPTTEENKSMELVTKVLEEVHRFGIDRRSEPIIAIGGGVCLDVVGLAASLYRRRTPYIRIPTTLLAYIDASVGAKTGVNFANGKNKIGSYIPPIATFLDRSFIQTIPRRQISNGMAEMLKMALMKHHGLFEILEKEGRKLLDSRFQSSDRTSLDDHEDDASVSTRIAIETMLEELAPNLWEDDLDRLVDFGHLISPELEMVLPALLHGEAVNIDMSLMVYIAHQRGLLTVEEKARITKCMLGLELPVWHQECSLALVQRALGNRLKHSAGCLRMPLPTGLGCAEIFHDISDDVLCQAFQRWSDELGVRQQNINTNNAGKEFQRDDHNRR, encoded by the exons ATGGCTGTGTATCCAGGAACAGAGTTCAGTTTACAACAAGTGAATGGGACATGGACTCGACAAGTGGGACAGTGTGAGAAGGCGGGCCGGGTTTCAGCTTCAAAAAT CTTGGAGAGCAAGTCAGAACACGGACACACCTGGACAGTGGTCAGCCCTATTGTGTTCACCTACAGGGTTATCCAGTGTCACAACCTTCTGGATGTGGGGAATGACACCCTGTTATGGGGTCATATAGGGGACCAAGAGGAGCTCAAGGCAATCAGGAGAAAATCCCAGCCTATAAGGCGCTTTGTTGCCATTGATGAGACTGTCAATCACCTTTATGGCTTGCAGATCACCCAATACTTTGAGGCCAGAAATGTTGTTTGCAGAATACTCTCTCTGCCAACCACGGAGGAGAATAAATCTATGGAACTGGTGACCAAGGTCCTGGAGGAGGTCCACAGGTTTGGGATTGACAGACGCTCTGAGCCTATCATAGCCATTGGTGGAGGGGTGTGCTTGGACGTGGTTGGTTTAGCAGCGTCTCTGTACCGCAGACGGACGCCCTACATTCGCATACCGACCACTCTGCTTGCTTACATTGACGCCAGCGTAGGGGCAAAAACCGGAGTGAACTTTGCCAATGGAAAGAACAAGATTGGGAGTTACATCCCTCCTATTGCCACATTTTTAGATCGTTCCTTTATCCAAACAATTCCACGCCGCCAGATCTCTAATGGGATGGCAGAAATGTTGAAG ATGGCCTTGATGAAACATCACGGTCTGTTTGAGATCCTGGAGAAGGAGGGCAGAAAGCTGCTGGACTCCAGGTTCCAGTCCTCTGATAGGACCAGCCTTGACGACCATGAGGATGATGCCTCCGTATCCACACGTATTGCCATAGAAACAatgctggaggagctggctcCCAACCTGTGGGAGGATGACCTGGACAGGCTGGTGGATTTTGGTCACCTGATCAGTCCAGAGTTGGAGATG GTGTTGCCTGCATTGCTCCATGGGGAGGCTGTGAACATTGACATGTCCCTCATGGTGTACATAGCCCACCAGAGGGGGCTGCTGACAGTGGAGGAGAAGGCCAGAATAACTAAGTGTATGCTGGGCCTGGAGCTGCCTGTTTGGCACCAGGAATGTAGTCTGGCCCTGGTGCAGAGGGCTCTGGGGAACCGCCTAAAGCATTCAGCTGGCTGTCTGAGGATGCCCCTACCCACAGGGCTGGGGTGTGCAG aaatcttccaCGATATCAGCGATGATGTCTTGTGCCAGGCTTTCCAGAGATGGAGTGATGAACTTGGTGTTAGACAACAAAACATAAACACCAATAATGCTGGCAAGGAGTTCCAGAGAGATGACCACAACAGGAGATGA
- the LOC136945472 gene encoding 2-epi-5-epi-valiolone synthase-like isoform X1 — protein MAVYPGTEFSLQQVNGTWTRQVGQCEKAGRVSASKILESKSEHGHTWTVVSPIVFTYRVIQCHNLLDVGNDTLLWGHIGDQEELKAIRRKSQPIRRFVAIDETVNHLYGLQITQYFEARNVVCRILSLPTTEENKSMELVTKVLEEVHRFGIDRRSEPIIAIGGGVCLDVVGLAASLYRRRTPYIRIPTTLLAYIDASVGAKTGVNFANGKNKIGSYIPPIATFLDRSFIQTIPRRQISNGMAEMLKMALMKHHGLFEILEKEGRKLLDSRFQSSDRTSLDDHEDDASVSTRIAIETMLEELAPNLWEDDLDRLVDFGHLISPELEMKVLPALLHGEAVNIDMSLMVYIAHQRGLLTVEEKARITKCMLGLELPVWHQECSLALVQRALGNRLKHSAGCLRMPLPTGLGCAEIFHDISDDVLCQAFQRWSDELGVRQQNINTNNAGKEFQRDDHNRR, from the exons ATGGCTGTGTATCCAGGAACAGAGTTCAGTTTACAACAAGTGAATGGGACATGGACTCGACAAGTGGGACAGTGTGAGAAGGCGGGCCGGGTTTCAGCTTCAAAAAT CTTGGAGAGCAAGTCAGAACACGGACACACCTGGACAGTGGTCAGCCCTATTGTGTTCACCTACAGGGTTATCCAGTGTCACAACCTTCTGGATGTGGGGAATGACACCCTGTTATGGGGTCATATAGGGGACCAAGAGGAGCTCAAGGCAATCAGGAGAAAATCCCAGCCTATAAGGCGCTTTGTTGCCATTGATGAGACTGTCAATCACCTTTATGGCTTGCAGATCACCCAATACTTTGAGGCCAGAAATGTTGTTTGCAGAATACTCTCTCTGCCAACCACGGAGGAGAATAAATCTATGGAACTGGTGACCAAGGTCCTGGAGGAGGTCCACAGGTTTGGGATTGACAGACGCTCTGAGCCTATCATAGCCATTGGTGGAGGGGTGTGCTTGGACGTGGTTGGTTTAGCAGCGTCTCTGTACCGCAGACGGACGCCCTACATTCGCATACCGACCACTCTGCTTGCTTACATTGACGCCAGCGTAGGGGCAAAAACCGGAGTGAACTTTGCCAATGGAAAGAACAAGATTGGGAGTTACATCCCTCCTATTGCCACATTTTTAGATCGTTCCTTTATCCAAACAATTCCACGCCGCCAGATCTCTAATGGGATGGCAGAAATGTTGAAG ATGGCCTTGATGAAACATCACGGTCTGTTTGAGATCCTGGAGAAGGAGGGCAGAAAGCTGCTGGACTCCAGGTTCCAGTCCTCTGATAGGACCAGCCTTGACGACCATGAGGATGATGCCTCCGTATCCACACGTATTGCCATAGAAACAatgctggaggagctggctcCCAACCTGTGGGAGGATGACCTGGACAGGCTGGTGGATTTTGGTCACCTGATCAGTCCAGAGTTGGAGATG AAGGTGTTGCCTGCATTGCTCCATGGGGAGGCTGTGAACATTGACATGTCCCTCATGGTGTACATAGCCCACCAGAGGGGGCTGCTGACAGTGGAGGAGAAGGCCAGAATAACTAAGTGTATGCTGGGCCTGGAGCTGCCTGTTTGGCACCAGGAATGTAGTCTGGCCCTGGTGCAGAGGGCTCTGGGGAACCGCCTAAAGCATTCAGCTGGCTGTCTGAGGATGCCCCTACCCACAGGGCTGGGGTGTGCAG aaatcttccaCGATATCAGCGATGATGTCTTGTGCCAGGCTTTCCAGAGATGGAGTGATGAACTTGGTGTTAGACAACAAAACATAAACACCAATAATGCTGGCAAGGAGTTCCAGAGAGATGACCACAACAGGAGATGA
- the LOC136945335 gene encoding forkhead box protein P1-B-like isoform X1, whose protein sequence is MMTPPVESLQQQILQQQLLSPQQLQILLQQQKALMLHQQQIQELFKKQQDQVSVQLLEQKHSGISSQEQLAAQQVVLQQQLLQVQQQHLLSLQRQGLLSVLPISPSTTQGCENGTKLSSDGEISSLLQKSQPHSQQSTTNGHHGLNTLKKIDSSLEEFAQNTHPLYGHGMCKWPGCETVSGDFQAFLKHLNSEHTLDDKSTAQCRVQMQVVQQLELQLKKDKERLQAMMAHLKSTEPKPAVQPVNIVPSVSFPQATFPTVPPLMSLSQSATTPSTPLTPLSESSVVTPNSPFGGSPGCRRYSDKHSKPISQDIVPNKEFYLRTEVRPPYTYASLIRQAIFESPHKQLTLNEIYNWFTRTFAYFRRNAATWKNAVRHNLSLHKCFVRLENVKGAVWTVDEIEFHRRRPQKSTGSGSSSLKNIHNSASTAQAPAHLYDPASMGCIPLSALSLVLKEEMKEALCYGAGSQGDSSAEHSPLQATVKAEQEEEEICESFPPESPESIDEHSPSPGVDHGEEAGSPGKQRLQLDHVPSL, encoded by the exons ATGATGACCCCTCCAGTCGAGTCTCTCCAGCAGCAGatcctccagcagcagctcctcagcCCTCAGCAGCTCCAGATCCTGCTTCAGCAGCAGAAAGCACTCATGTTACACCAG cagcaaatCCAAGAGCTCTTTAAGAAACAGCAGGATCAAGTCAGTGTCCAGCTTCTAGAACAGAAGCACTCTGGGATCTCCAGTCAAGAG CAGCTGGCAGCCCAGCAGGTTGttctccagcagcagctcctccaagTCCAGCAGCAGCACCTGCTCAGTCTGCAGAGGCAGGGCCTGCTGTCCGTCCTGCCCATCAGCCCCTCCACAACCCAGG GGTGTGAAAATGGCACCAAGTTGTCTTCTGATGGAGAGATATCCTCCCTTCTTCAGAAGAGTCAGCCTCACAGCCAGCAGTCCACCACTAATGGACATCATGGGTTGAACACGCTAAAAAAGATTGACAG CTCTCTGGAAGAATTTGCCCagaacacacatcctctctaTGGCCATGGCATGTGTAAATGGCCAGGCTGTGAAACTGTCTCTGGAGACTTTCAGGCATTTCTTAA ACACCTGAACAGTGAGCATACACTGGATGACAAGAGCACCGCACAGTGTCGTGTGCAGATGCAGGTTGTCCAACAGCTGGAATTGCAG ttaaaaaaagacaaagagcGACTACAGGCAATGATGGCTCACCTGAAGTCCACTGAACCAAAACCAGCTGTGCAACCA GTAAATATTGTGCCCAGTGTGTCCTTCCCCCAAGCCACATTTCCTACAGTCCCTCCTCTCATGAGCTTGTCTCAGAGTGccaccacaccctccacacccctcacaccGCTGTCAGAGTCGTCTGTGGTCACCCCCAACAGCCCTTTTGGCGGTAGCCCGGGATGCAGACGATACTCAGACAAGCACAGCAAGCCTATAAGTCAAG ATATTGTTCCAAATAAAGAGTTCTACCTTCGCACTGAGGTTAGACCTCCATATACATACGCTTCGCTCATAAGACAG GCAATATTTGAGTCACCGCACAAACAGCTAACACTAAATGAAATCTATAATTGGTTCACACGGACCTTTGCATACTTCAGACGCAATGCAGCTACTTGGAAG AATGCTGTGAGACACAATCTCAGCCTCCACAAGTGTTTTGTGCGTCTAGAGAACGTGAAGGGAGCTGTTTGGACCGTGGATGAAATTGAGTTTCATAGGAGACGGCCTCAGAAATCAACTGGCAGTGG GTCTTCCTCCCTGAAGAACATTCACAACTCTGCGTCTACTGCTCAG GCTCCAGCTCATCTGTACGACCCAGCCTCTATGGGATGCATCCCTCTCAGTGCCTTGTCCCTGGTGCTGAAGGAGGAGATGAAAGAGGCTCTCTGCTACGGAGCTGGATCCCAGGGTGACAGCAGTGCAGAACACTCTCCTCTGCAAGCCAC TGTCAAAgccgagcaggaagaggaagaaatcTGTGAGAGCTTTCCGCCTGAATCTCCTGAGAGTATAGATGAGCACAGTCCCAGCCCTGGAGTGGACCACGGTGAAGAAGCTGGCAGTCCAGGGAAGCAAAGACTACAGCTGGACCACGTGCCTTCTCTCTGa
- the LOC136945335 gene encoding forkhead box protein P1-B-like isoform X2 has protein sequence MMTPPVESLQQQILQQQLLSPQQLQILLQQQKALMLHQQQIQELFKKQQDQVSVQLLEQKHSGISSQELAAQQVVLQQQLLQVQQQHLLSLQRQGLLSVLPISPSTTQGCENGTKLSSDGEISSLLQKSQPHSQQSTTNGHHGLNTLKKIDSSLEEFAQNTHPLYGHGMCKWPGCETVSGDFQAFLKHLNSEHTLDDKSTAQCRVQMQVVQQLELQLKKDKERLQAMMAHLKSTEPKPAVQPVNIVPSVSFPQATFPTVPPLMSLSQSATTPSTPLTPLSESSVVTPNSPFGGSPGCRRYSDKHSKPISQDIVPNKEFYLRTEVRPPYTYASLIRQAIFESPHKQLTLNEIYNWFTRTFAYFRRNAATWKNAVRHNLSLHKCFVRLENVKGAVWTVDEIEFHRRRPQKSTGSGSSSLKNIHNSASTAQAPAHLYDPASMGCIPLSALSLVLKEEMKEALCYGAGSQGDSSAEHSPLQATVKAEQEEEEICESFPPESPESIDEHSPSPGVDHGEEAGSPGKQRLQLDHVPSL, from the exons ATGATGACCCCTCCAGTCGAGTCTCTCCAGCAGCAGatcctccagcagcagctcctcagcCCTCAGCAGCTCCAGATCCTGCTTCAGCAGCAGAAAGCACTCATGTTACACCAG cagcaaatCCAAGAGCTCTTTAAGAAACAGCAGGATCAAGTCAGTGTCCAGCTTCTAGAACAGAAGCACTCTGGGATCTCCAGTCAAGAG CTGGCAGCCCAGCAGGTTGttctccagcagcagctcctccaagTCCAGCAGCAGCACCTGCTCAGTCTGCAGAGGCAGGGCCTGCTGTCCGTCCTGCCCATCAGCCCCTCCACAACCCAGG GGTGTGAAAATGGCACCAAGTTGTCTTCTGATGGAGAGATATCCTCCCTTCTTCAGAAGAGTCAGCCTCACAGCCAGCAGTCCACCACTAATGGACATCATGGGTTGAACACGCTAAAAAAGATTGACAG CTCTCTGGAAGAATTTGCCCagaacacacatcctctctaTGGCCATGGCATGTGTAAATGGCCAGGCTGTGAAACTGTCTCTGGAGACTTTCAGGCATTTCTTAA ACACCTGAACAGTGAGCATACACTGGATGACAAGAGCACCGCACAGTGTCGTGTGCAGATGCAGGTTGTCCAACAGCTGGAATTGCAG ttaaaaaaagacaaagagcGACTACAGGCAATGATGGCTCACCTGAAGTCCACTGAACCAAAACCAGCTGTGCAACCA GTAAATATTGTGCCCAGTGTGTCCTTCCCCCAAGCCACATTTCCTACAGTCCCTCCTCTCATGAGCTTGTCTCAGAGTGccaccacaccctccacacccctcacaccGCTGTCAGAGTCGTCTGTGGTCACCCCCAACAGCCCTTTTGGCGGTAGCCCGGGATGCAGACGATACTCAGACAAGCACAGCAAGCCTATAAGTCAAG ATATTGTTCCAAATAAAGAGTTCTACCTTCGCACTGAGGTTAGACCTCCATATACATACGCTTCGCTCATAAGACAG GCAATATTTGAGTCACCGCACAAACAGCTAACACTAAATGAAATCTATAATTGGTTCACACGGACCTTTGCATACTTCAGACGCAATGCAGCTACTTGGAAG AATGCTGTGAGACACAATCTCAGCCTCCACAAGTGTTTTGTGCGTCTAGAGAACGTGAAGGGAGCTGTTTGGACCGTGGATGAAATTGAGTTTCATAGGAGACGGCCTCAGAAATCAACTGGCAGTGG GTCTTCCTCCCTGAAGAACATTCACAACTCTGCGTCTACTGCTCAG GCTCCAGCTCATCTGTACGACCCAGCCTCTATGGGATGCATCCCTCTCAGTGCCTTGTCCCTGGTGCTGAAGGAGGAGATGAAAGAGGCTCTCTGCTACGGAGCTGGATCCCAGGGTGACAGCAGTGCAGAACACTCTCCTCTGCAAGCCAC TGTCAAAgccgagcaggaagaggaagaaatcTGTGAGAGCTTTCCGCCTGAATCTCCTGAGAGTATAGATGAGCACAGTCCCAGCCCTGGAGTGGACCACGGTGAAGAAGCTGGCAGTCCAGGGAAGCAAAGACTACAGCTGGACCACGTGCCTTCTCTCTGa
- the LOC136946430 gene encoding myoD family inhibitor domain-containing protein 2-like: protein MSTQSKTSPEESDYFNARNDKSPLIEGDISPPVQPRVKSKVVVSGVRRLSTISEQDADKVDTDLHYQVPLGGNGWDESSFSLCSDKYNISSGLFSLDSHQPDSGDDCAAILLECLYCRFCDLLAMLPDTCERAVGRCFPSLKYRNAASEQEKGGDCCSCSLKLDCGCCSACQETAELLELAMEISEVCFR from the exons ATGTCAACACAATCAAAAACCTCTCCAGAGGAATCGGATTATTTCAATGCCAGGAATGATAAGAGCCCTTTGATTGAAG GAGACATATCTCCTCCGGTCCAACCCAGAGTGAAGAGCAAGGTCGTTGTCAGTGGAGTGCGCCGCCTGAGCACCATATCAGAACAGGATGCAGACAAGGTGGACACAGATCTCCATTACCAGGTTCCCCTGGGAGGCAATGGATGGGATGAATCCAGTTTTTCCCTGTGTTCTGACAAGTACAACATCAGCAGTGGCCTCTTCTCCTTGGATTCCCACCAGCCTGACTCAGGAG ATGACTGTGCGGCCATCTTGCTGGAGTGCCTCTACTGTCGCTTCTGTGACTTGTTGGCCATGCTGCCAGACACCTGTGAGAGGGCCGTGGGCCGCTGTTTCCCCTCCCTCAAGTACAGGAATGCTGCCAGTGagcaggagaaaggaggagactGCTGCAGCTGCAGCCTGAAGCTGGACTGTGGCTGCTGCAGTGCTTGTCAGGAGACCGCTGAGCTCCTGGAGCTGGCCATGGAGATCTCTGAAGTCTGCTTTCGCTGA
- the LOC136945335 gene encoding forkhead box protein P1-B-like isoform X3: MMTPPVESLQQQILQQQLLSPQQLQILLQQQKALMLHQQIQELFKKQQDQVSVQLLEQKHSGISSQEQLAAQQVVLQQQLLQVQQQHLLSLQRQGLLSVLPISPSTTQGCENGTKLSSDGEISSLLQKSQPHSQQSTTNGHHGLNTLKKIDSSLEEFAQNTHPLYGHGMCKWPGCETVSGDFQAFLKHLNSEHTLDDKSTAQCRVQMQVVQQLELQLKKDKERLQAMMAHLKSTEPKPAVQPVNIVPSVSFPQATFPTVPPLMSLSQSATTPSTPLTPLSESSVVTPNSPFGGSPGCRRYSDKHSKPISQDIVPNKEFYLRTEVRPPYTYASLIRQAIFESPHKQLTLNEIYNWFTRTFAYFRRNAATWKNAVRHNLSLHKCFVRLENVKGAVWTVDEIEFHRRRPQKSTGSGSSSLKNIHNSASTAQAPAHLYDPASMGCIPLSALSLVLKEEMKEALCYGAGSQGDSSAEHSPLQATVKAEQEEEEICESFPPESPESIDEHSPSPGVDHGEEAGSPGKQRLQLDHVPSL; the protein is encoded by the exons ATGATGACCCCTCCAGTCGAGTCTCTCCAGCAGCAGatcctccagcagcagctcctcagcCCTCAGCAGCTCCAGATCCTGCTTCAGCAGCAGAAAGCACTCATGTTACACCAG caaatCCAAGAGCTCTTTAAGAAACAGCAGGATCAAGTCAGTGTCCAGCTTCTAGAACAGAAGCACTCTGGGATCTCCAGTCAAGAG CAGCTGGCAGCCCAGCAGGTTGttctccagcagcagctcctccaagTCCAGCAGCAGCACCTGCTCAGTCTGCAGAGGCAGGGCCTGCTGTCCGTCCTGCCCATCAGCCCCTCCACAACCCAGG GGTGTGAAAATGGCACCAAGTTGTCTTCTGATGGAGAGATATCCTCCCTTCTTCAGAAGAGTCAGCCTCACAGCCAGCAGTCCACCACTAATGGACATCATGGGTTGAACACGCTAAAAAAGATTGACAG CTCTCTGGAAGAATTTGCCCagaacacacatcctctctaTGGCCATGGCATGTGTAAATGGCCAGGCTGTGAAACTGTCTCTGGAGACTTTCAGGCATTTCTTAA ACACCTGAACAGTGAGCATACACTGGATGACAAGAGCACCGCACAGTGTCGTGTGCAGATGCAGGTTGTCCAACAGCTGGAATTGCAG ttaaaaaaagacaaagagcGACTACAGGCAATGATGGCTCACCTGAAGTCCACTGAACCAAAACCAGCTGTGCAACCA GTAAATATTGTGCCCAGTGTGTCCTTCCCCCAAGCCACATTTCCTACAGTCCCTCCTCTCATGAGCTTGTCTCAGAGTGccaccacaccctccacacccctcacaccGCTGTCAGAGTCGTCTGTGGTCACCCCCAACAGCCCTTTTGGCGGTAGCCCGGGATGCAGACGATACTCAGACAAGCACAGCAAGCCTATAAGTCAAG ATATTGTTCCAAATAAAGAGTTCTACCTTCGCACTGAGGTTAGACCTCCATATACATACGCTTCGCTCATAAGACAG GCAATATTTGAGTCACCGCACAAACAGCTAACACTAAATGAAATCTATAATTGGTTCACACGGACCTTTGCATACTTCAGACGCAATGCAGCTACTTGGAAG AATGCTGTGAGACACAATCTCAGCCTCCACAAGTGTTTTGTGCGTCTAGAGAACGTGAAGGGAGCTGTTTGGACCGTGGATGAAATTGAGTTTCATAGGAGACGGCCTCAGAAATCAACTGGCAGTGG GTCTTCCTCCCTGAAGAACATTCACAACTCTGCGTCTACTGCTCAG GCTCCAGCTCATCTGTACGACCCAGCCTCTATGGGATGCATCCCTCTCAGTGCCTTGTCCCTGGTGCTGAAGGAGGAGATGAAAGAGGCTCTCTGCTACGGAGCTGGATCCCAGGGTGACAGCAGTGCAGAACACTCTCCTCTGCAAGCCAC TGTCAAAgccgagcaggaagaggaagaaatcTGTGAGAGCTTTCCGCCTGAATCTCCTGAGAGTATAGATGAGCACAGTCCCAGCCCTGGAGTGGACCACGGTGAAGAAGCTGGCAGTCCAGGGAAGCAAAGACTACAGCTGGACCACGTGCCTTCTCTCTGa